A single window of Nitrospirota bacterium DNA harbors:
- a CDS encoding acetyl-CoA carboxylase carboxyltransferase subunit alpha — MRAYLDFEKPLEELELRIAEMQELQISSNGLSNGTADISPLAETLENLRKEIFKNLTPWQKCQLARHSDRPYTMDYINKITDTFIELHGDRRYSDDPAIVGGLGTIGGISVLIVGHQKGRGTKDRIIRNFGQPNPEGYRKALRLMKLARRFDIPIVTFIDTPGAYPGIGAEERGQAEAIAVNLMEISMLDVPIISIVIGEGGSGGALALSVSDRLVMLEHSIYSVISPEGCAAILWNSPDKGLTQEDFAKAAEALKLTASDLLNFNIIDTILPEPPGGAHADPDKAAITIKNYIIETIKQLRKIPRKQMLKSRQKKLRNIGSFSETKP, encoded by the coding sequence ATGAGAGCATACCTGGATTTTGAAAAACCACTTGAAGAGCTGGAGCTAAGAATTGCCGAGATGCAGGAGTTACAGATTTCATCTAATGGCCTTAGTAACGGGACAGCGGATATATCGCCATTAGCTGAGACATTAGAAAACTTAAGAAAAGAGATATTTAAAAATCTCACCCCGTGGCAAAAATGTCAGCTTGCCCGTCATTCTGACAGACCATATACGATGGATTACATCAATAAAATAACCGACACCTTTATAGAGCTTCACGGCGACAGAAGGTATTCTGACGATCCTGCCATAGTGGGTGGTCTTGGCACTATAGGGGGCATATCGGTCTTGATTGTTGGGCATCAAAAGGGACGCGGGACAAAGGACAGAATCATCAGAAACTTTGGCCAGCCAAATCCGGAGGGATACCGAAAGGCGCTTCGCCTGATGAAACTTGCCCGTAGGTTTGACATTCCAATCGTTACATTTATAGACACACCGGGGGCATACCCTGGAATTGGCGCAGAGGAGAGGGGACAGGCTGAAGCGATAGCTGTAAACCTTATGGAAATCTCGATGTTAGATGTGCCGATAATATCTATAGTAATAGGGGAGGGCGGAAGCGGAGGCGCTCTGGCCTTAAGTGTGTCAGATCGGCTTGTGATGCTTGAGCATTCTATTTACTCGGTAATATCACCGGAGGGCTGTGCCGCTATACTGTGGAATTCCCCTGATAAGGGGCTTACTCAGGAGGATTTTGCAAAAGCAGCCGAGGCGCTTAAACTAACGGCAAGTGATCTCTTGAATTTCAACATAATAGACACGATTTTACCAGAACCTCCCGGCGGCGCTCATGCTGACCCCGATAAAGCGGCCATAACCATAAAAAACTATATAATTGAAACTATAAAACAACTAAGAAAAATCCCCCGCAAACAGATGTTGAAAAGCAGACAAAAAAAGCTAAGAAACATCGGCTCTTTCTCAGAAACAAAACCCTAA
- a CDS encoding antitoxin family protein, producing MSTTVKARVSHGGIELLEKIDFPEGKEVIVTIDEVSIPEKEAVDLNDDDVWENDPFFKLAGIMDSGVGDLAKNHDKYLYGLVKNNK from the coding sequence ATGTCCACAACAGTTAAGGCCAGAGTTTCACATGGGGGAATTGAGCTTTTGGAAAAAATAGATTTTCCAGAAGGCAAAGAAGTTATCGTTACTATCGATGAAGTCTCCATACCTGAAAAAGAAGCTGTTGATTTGAACGATGACGATGTTTGGGAAAACGACCCTTTCTTTAAGTTAGCTGGAATTATGGACAGCGGAGTAGGTGATTTGGCAAAAAACCACGATAAATATCTTTACGGCCTTGTAAAAAATAACAAATAA
- a CDS encoding PIN domain-containing protein, whose product MSSVFIDTNILVAFFDKADEMHIEALSKMEIIKGNKLKLLLTNFIFDEALTLCLGRTNHKTAVNMGEFIFNSNIIEFMWLNEELQKKAWEYFKRHNDKIYSFTDCTSFLVMQKMEIQYYFSFDEDFKRAGFIDFSQQYK is encoded by the coding sequence ATGTCTTCAGTCTTTATTGATACCAACATATTAGTTGCTTTTTTTGATAAAGCGGATGAAATGCACATAGAAGCTCTTTCTAAAATGGAAATTATTAAGGGAAATAAGTTGAAACTGCTTTTAACCAATTTTATTTTTGATGAAGCGCTTACTCTGTGTTTAGGCAGAACCAACCATAAAACAGCCGTAAATATGGGGGAGTTTATTTTTAACAGCAACATAATTGAATTTATGTGGCTTAACGAGGAACTGCAAAAAAAAGCATGGGAGTATTTTAAGAGACACAATGACAAAATTTATTCTTTTACCGATTGCACAAGCTTTTTAGTAATGCAAAAAATGGAGATTCAGTACTATTTTTCTTTCGACGAGGATTTTAAAAGAGCAGGATTTATTGATTTTAGCCAGCAGTATAAATAA
- a CDS encoding pirin family protein: protein MAIELRLSKDRGHASYSWLKTYHSFSFSSYYDANHVQFGPLRVLNEDFVSPGAGFDTHSHEDMEVVTYLLAGTLSHKDSTGGVATLIAGDVQRMTAGTGIAHSEFNTSDNEVTHLLQIWIIPDKKSLNPGYEQKQITKLAENRLVAVVSNMQSADTMLIHQDVTLSVCGLQAGNTVHAVVEANRLGYLHNVMFGSLQVNGYTLGPGDGLKITGHESLVCIAVTDSRFILIDMKK, encoded by the coding sequence ATGGCTATAGAGCTGAGACTTAGTAAAGATCGTGGCCACGCAAGTTACTCGTGGTTAAAAACCTATCATAGCTTTTCTTTTAGCAGTTACTATGATGCAAATCACGTTCAGTTTGGACCACTGCGTGTATTAAACGAGGATTTTGTAAGTCCCGGGGCTGGGTTTGACACTCACTCGCATGAGGATATGGAGGTGGTGACGTATTTGCTTGCCGGCACTCTTTCACACAAGGATTCCACAGGAGGAGTAGCAACTCTTATTGCGGGAGACGTTCAAAGAATGACTGCAGGTACTGGTATAGCGCACTCCGAGTTTAACACAAGCGACAATGAGGTGACTCATCTTCTGCAAATCTGGATAATACCTGATAAAAAATCACTTAACCCCGGTTATGAACAAAAACAAATTACTAAACTTGCAGAGAATCGTCTTGTTGCCGTAGTGTCAAATATGCAATCTGCCGATACAATGTTGATTCACCAGGACGTTACTCTATCTGTGTGCGGTTTGCAGGCTGGGAACACGGTACATGCTGTCGTAGAAGCAAATCGGTTAGGGTATCTGCACAACGTTATGTTTGGCAGTTTACAAGTTAACGGCTATACACTTGGCCCCGGAGATGGATTAAAGATTACCGGACATGAGAGTCTGGTATGTATAGCTGTAACGGATAGCCGTTTTATTCTTATTGATATGAAAAAATAG
- a CDS encoding DNA polymerase III subunit alpha yields the protein MQHAQYVPLHLHTQYSLLDGAIRIDELVEKSVGYKLAALAITDHGNLFGAMDFYKKVSDAGIKPIIGSEVYISNGSRLEKTKGSYHHLILLAKNMDGYKNLVSLVTKAYTEGFYYKPRIDKDLLQQYSGGLIALSACMKGEVPYLLQQGQTDSAREAALFFKHIFGPDFYIEIQSNGLPEQETLNKQLIELSYDTHIKVVATNDCHYLTRDDAKAHEILLCIQTGKTIYDEDRLKFKTDGLYFKSPEEMTAAFSYIPEAVTNTREIAEKCNLTFKLYDIRLPRYNLKDNQSPEDYLEKLARAGLAVKVSPTPDKPYMERFETELKVIKKMGFASYFLIVWDFINYARTQGIPVGPGRGSAAGSLVAYCLDITDIDPLKYNLLFERFLNPERISMPDIDVDFCKDRRGEVIAYTAQRYGKDHVAQIITFGTMAAKAAVRDVGRALAMPYAEVDRIAKLIPLTLNITIKEAMQAEPELKNAYEKSEEIKKLIDIAMRLEGLCRHASTHAAGVVISPTPLTDYTPLYKPTNEDNIITQFDMSSIEKMGLLKFDFLGLKTLTVIKQTQEYLKEKSIELDLKGISFDDEQTYHLLGQGTSTGVFQLESAGMKDILIRMAPNRFEDLIALVALYRPGPLGSGMIDDFIKRKKGLIPVQYDLPQLKDILDETYGVILYQEQVMRIANKLASFTMGQADILRKAMGKKISYEMDKQKDDFVSGAIKNGIKETMAVKIFDLMAQFAKYGFNKSHSAAYAYISYLTAYLKAHYSVEFMAANLSTEDSSEKVVKFIKECREMAIEILPPDINVSNRKFKIIGSAISFGLEAVKGVGSAAIESILEIREKGIFSSLEDFVRRVDSRRVNKKVIESLIKAGAFDSMIKTRKGAVDNLDILLNGGGNSTPSLFGNIPVFSGAGTEVEWDEMEKLSNEKQSLGFYITGHPLRNYERELKQLNITKTSSFENFMDKEEVKVAGIVSVLTKKQVKDNKGQMAIVQLEDDEGAVEVVVFPDTFSRSDSFLKKDALVVIKGKLEVSEKGAKILASEISTLQRAIDDSFRQMEIRLREKYCNTATFIKLKETLSEVRGPLPVYLKLYGSETVTTIVTAYNVSVESGLINKIEDILERGSVSLN from the coding sequence ATGCAACACGCACAATACGTACCGCTACACCTGCACACTCAATACAGCTTACTGGATGGGGCTATCCGTATAGATGAACTGGTTGAAAAGTCGGTGGGGTATAAGCTTGCGGCTCTTGCCATCACAGATCATGGTAATCTTTTCGGCGCTATGGACTTTTATAAGAAAGTCTCTGATGCCGGTATAAAACCCATTATAGGTTCAGAAGTTTATATCTCTAACGGCAGTCGGCTTGAAAAAACCAAAGGCTCATATCACCACCTGATACTTCTTGCCAAGAATATGGATGGTTATAAAAACCTCGTCTCTCTTGTCACAAAAGCATACACGGAGGGGTTTTACTACAAACCGCGAATTGATAAAGATCTGCTACAGCAGTATAGCGGCGGTTTGATTGCGCTTTCTGCCTGTATGAAAGGCGAGGTGCCATATTTACTTCAGCAGGGACAGACAGACAGTGCCAGAGAGGCTGCTCTGTTTTTTAAACACATATTTGGCCCTGACTTTTACATTGAAATTCAGAGTAACGGTCTTCCCGAGCAAGAGACACTTAATAAGCAGCTAATTGAGCTTTCCTACGACACCCACATAAAAGTTGTTGCCACTAACGACTGCCATTATCTGACACGTGATGACGCTAAAGCTCATGAAATTCTGCTTTGTATTCAAACCGGTAAAACTATTTATGACGAGGATCGTCTTAAGTTTAAAACCGATGGTCTCTATTTTAAATCACCGGAGGAGATGACAGCAGCGTTTTCTTACATTCCGGAGGCTGTGACTAACACAAGAGAAATTGCCGAAAAATGCAATCTTACCTTTAAACTATACGACATCCGTCTTCCCAGATATAACCTCAAAGACAATCAGTCCCCGGAGGACTACCTTGAAAAGCTGGCACGTGCCGGATTAGCCGTTAAGGTTAGCCCAACTCCCGATAAACCCTACATGGAGAGATTTGAAACCGAACTTAAGGTAATTAAGAAGATGGGTTTTGCCTCATATTTTTTAATAGTGTGGGATTTTATAAATTATGCACGCACTCAGGGAATACCTGTTGGCCCCGGCAGAGGGTCGGCTGCAGGCTCTTTGGTAGCCTATTGCCTCGATATAACCGACATAGACCCTCTTAAGTACAATCTGCTGTTTGAGCGCTTTCTTAACCCTGAACGAATCAGTATGCCTGATATTGACGTGGATTTCTGTAAGGACAGGCGCGGTGAGGTTATAGCTTATACGGCACAACGGTATGGTAAAGACCACGTTGCTCAGATAATAACCTTTGGAACTATGGCTGCAAAGGCGGCAGTGCGGGATGTTGGACGCGCACTTGCTATGCCCTACGCTGAGGTTGACAGGATCGCAAAGCTGATTCCTCTCACCCTTAATATAACCATAAAAGAGGCCATGCAAGCTGAGCCTGAGTTAAAAAACGCTTATGAAAAATCCGAGGAAATTAAAAAACTTATAGACATTGCGATGAGGCTTGAGGGATTATGCCGTCATGCCTCCACTCACGCCGCAGGAGTTGTTATATCTCCCACACCGCTTACCGATTACACCCCTTTGTATAAGCCCACAAACGAGGACAACATTATTACTCAGTTTGATATGAGCTCAATTGAAAAGATGGGACTGCTTAAGTTTGATTTTCTGGGGCTAAAGACACTCACTGTGATTAAGCAAACTCAGGAGTATCTGAAAGAAAAGAGCATTGAACTGGACTTAAAGGGGATTTCATTTGATGATGAGCAAACGTACCATCTTCTTGGACAAGGTACCAGCACAGGGGTGTTTCAACTTGAAAGCGCCGGGATGAAAGATATCTTAATCAGGATGGCTCCAAACAGGTTTGAAGACTTAATAGCGCTTGTAGCGCTCTACAGACCCGGGCCATTAGGTAGCGGGATGATTGATGATTTCATAAAGCGCAAAAAGGGTCTCATCCCGGTTCAGTACGATTTACCGCAACTTAAAGACATTCTGGATGAGACTTACGGAGTTATCCTGTATCAGGAGCAGGTTATGAGAATAGCCAATAAGCTTGCCAGTTTCACCATGGGTCAAGCTGATATTTTGCGGAAAGCAATGGGAAAAAAGATAAGCTACGAGATGGATAAGCAAAAGGATGATTTTGTAAGCGGGGCAATTAAAAACGGGATAAAAGAGACAATGGCCGTTAAGATATTTGACCTTATGGCTCAATTTGCAAAGTACGGATTTAACAAATCCCACTCCGCCGCTTATGCTTACATATCGTATTTGACAGCGTATCTAAAGGCTCACTACTCAGTGGAATTTATGGCAGCTAACCTTTCAACAGAGGACAGTTCCGAAAAAGTTGTGAAATTTATAAAAGAATGCCGTGAAATGGCTATAGAGATACTGCCTCCGGATATAAACGTAAGTAACAGGAAGTTTAAGATAATCGGCAGCGCTATAAGTTTTGGACTTGAAGCGGTAAAAGGGGTTGGTTCAGCTGCTATAGAGTCAATCTTAGAAATAAGAGAGAAGGGCATTTTCTCATCATTAGAGGATTTTGTTAGACGGGTGGATTCCCGCAGGGTTAATAAAAAGGTGATAGAAAGCCTGATAAAGGCCGGCGCGTTTGACTCTATGATAAAAACCCGCAAAGGAGCTGTTGATAACTTAGATATTTTGTTAAACGGGGGCGGGAATTCAACACCGTCGCTTTTTGGAAACATTCCTGTGTTTAGTGGAGCTGGCACAGAGGTTGAGTGGGATGAAATGGAAAAACTCAGTAATGAAAAACAATCTCTTGGGTTTTATATCACAGGGCATCCGCTAAGAAACTATGAAAGGGAATTAAAGCAGCTAAATATCACTAAAACATCCTCATTTGAAAACTTTATGGATAAAGAAGAGGTAAAAGTGGCAGGCATAGTGTCTGTATTGACTAAAAAGCAGGTGAAAGACAATAAGGGGCAGATGGCAATTGTGCAGTTAGAGGACGATGAGGGGGCCGTGGAGGTTGTGGTTTTTCCGGATACATTTTCACGTTCAGATTCGTTTCTTAAAAAAGATGCTCTGGTAGTTATTAAAGGAAAACTTGAGGTTTCTGAAAAAGGCGCTAAAATTTTGGCTTCAGAGATTTCCACTCTTCAGAGAGCTATAGATGACTCCTTTAGGCAGATGGAGATAAGACTTCGCGAAAAATACTGTAACACAGCTACATTTATAAAACTCAAAGAAACTCTGTCAGAGGTCAGAGGACCTCTTCCTGTCTATCTAAAACTCTATGGCAGCGAAACGGTAACCACTATAGTGACAGCATACAATGTGTCGGTGGAATCCGGGTTAATAAATAAAATAGAGGATATTTTGGAAAGGGGCTCAGTGTCTCTTAATTGA
- a CDS encoding YdcF family protein, giving the protein MIKVVHGLGDILRSIALVLINPLIYLGAGLVYLAIAKKHRSVFTCTLALAFYLVFSPVASSLFLKFWAVPDTYNPKTEYDAVVVLSGAINLEWHIREKNNMAGENIYVPVNYVRTTLQTDRILTGIYFVKTGHAKKFFMGDWETSNANGTASEGAIISKRYLAQALDGHDFELYGEVRRTVDEAMKMKKISEDEKLKKILLVTSQSHMRRALAMFKKQGLNPDTFSVNKKDFSFFFEKMVPIAQGATSMYDCLYELSGYATYTILGKL; this is encoded by the coding sequence ATGATTAAGGTCGTGCATGGATTGGGAGATATTTTACGAAGCATAGCGTTAGTTCTGATTAATCCGCTCATTTATCTGGGCGCCGGGTTGGTCTATCTTGCAATTGCCAAAAAACACAGAAGTGTTTTTACATGCACTCTAGCATTGGCTTTCTACTTAGTGTTCTCACCTGTTGCATCGTCCTTGTTCTTAAAATTTTGGGCTGTACCAGATACCTACAATCCTAAGACGGAATACGACGCAGTTGTGGTTCTCTCAGGGGCTATAAATTTAGAATGGCATATCAGGGAAAAAAACAATATGGCTGGCGAAAACATTTACGTACCTGTAAACTACGTCAGAACAACTCTACAGACTGATCGTATCCTTACAGGTATTTATTTCGTTAAAACAGGACACGCCAAAAAATTCTTTATGGGCGATTGGGAGACATCTAATGCTAACGGCACGGCTAGTGAGGGTGCTATAATATCAAAGAGGTATCTTGCTCAGGCACTTGACGGACATGATTTTGAGTTGTACGGGGAAGTCAGACGAACTGTTGATGAGGCTATGAAGATGAAAAAAATCTCAGAAGACGAAAAATTAAAAAAAATCCTCCTTGTCACCTCTCAAAGCCATATGCGAAGAGCGCTTGCAATGTTTAAAAAGCAGGGATTAAACCCTGACACATTTTCTGTTAACAAGAAAGATTTCAGCTTCTTTTTTGAAAAGATGGTACCGATAGCACAAGGCGCTACCTCCATGTATGACTGTTTGTATGAACTTTCTGGTTATGCGACTTATACAATTCTGGGGAAACTGTAG
- a CDS encoding hydroxylamine oxidoreductase: MRTKFVFLLVFLIATVTTAYAELKLEIPKELSKESQACVACHASTTINIYQHWGRSKHFRANVGCYECHMKKKGDPGAFEHNGAIISIIVSPKDCGKCHAKETDEFVNSHHSKAGRIMGSMDNIVADVAEGNLGMKTEAFPMGVSAAAVNGCWQCHGTVIKVNKDGKLDPATWPNTGIGRINPDGSEGSCSACHQRHEFSVAQARQPENCGKCHMGPDHPQIEIYTESKHGINYYANKDKMNLESNKWVVGEDYFAAPTCATCHMSATKDLPVSHNVGLRIKWNNRPAQLKQAHETDLVWGLPSGKITGDMRKENMKKVCVSCHNTNFTNAFYIQYEAEMQLYSEKWAKPGEKLFNKATEVLKAVQGKEYATFANKIDYTWFELWHHEGRRARHGASMQAPDYTQWHGNYELAKNWYGEYVPELKEVIEMGKKSANKEANLKAEELEKLLHEVQATDNHRWSVGNEDPAVKAERAKRKAEFDQRYK, from the coding sequence ATGAGAACGAAGTTTGTGTTTTTATTGGTATTTTTAATAGCAACAGTAACCACTGCATACGCGGAACTGAAGTTGGAGATACCAAAGGAACTGTCAAAGGAAAGCCAGGCGTGTGTTGCATGCCACGCAAGCACTACGATTAACATTTACCAGCATTGGGGCAGAAGTAAGCATTTCAGAGCTAACGTGGGTTGCTATGAGTGTCATATGAAAAAGAAAGGGGACCCGGGTGCATTTGAGCATAACGGAGCAATTATATCTATAATAGTCTCCCCCAAGGACTGTGGCAAATGTCACGCAAAAGAGACTGATGAGTTTGTGAATTCACATCATTCAAAAGCCGGGCGTATAATGGGATCAATGGATAACATTGTAGCAGACGTAGCCGAGGGCAATTTAGGAATGAAGACAGAGGCATTCCCTATGGGAGTTTCTGCAGCGGCGGTTAACGGTTGTTGGCAGTGCCACGGAACAGTTATCAAGGTAAATAAAGACGGTAAGCTGGACCCTGCAACATGGCCTAACACTGGTATCGGCAGAATTAACCCTGATGGTTCTGAAGGCAGTTGCTCGGCATGTCATCAGCGCCATGAGTTTTCTGTGGCGCAGGCGCGTCAGCCGGAAAACTGTGGTAAATGCCACATGGGCCCTGACCATCCGCAGATAGAAATATACACGGAGTCCAAGCACGGTATCAACTACTACGCTAACAAGGACAAGATGAATCTGGAATCCAATAAGTGGGTTGTAGGTGAGGATTATTTTGCGGCACCAACCTGTGCCACCTGCCACATGTCTGCAACAAAAGATCTGCCTGTATCGCATAACGTTGGATTACGCATAAAATGGAATAACCGTCCTGCACAGTTAAAGCAAGCTCATGAAACAGATTTAGTGTGGGGACTGCCATCAGGTAAAATCACTGGAGATATGCGCAAAGAAAACATGAAGAAAGTTTGCGTATCCTGCCACAATACTAATTTTACGAATGCCTTCTACATTCAGTACGAGGCCGAGATGCAGCTGTATAGTGAGAAGTGGGCAAAACCAGGCGAGAAACTGTTTAATAAAGCCACAGAGGTGCTAAAAGCGGTACAGGGCAAAGAGTATGCTACGTTTGCTAATAAGATAGACTACACGTGGTTTGAGCTTTGGCACCATGAGGGACGCAGAGCGCGCCATGGAGCCTCTATGCAAGCTCCTGATTATACTCAGTGGCATGGCAACTATGAACTGGCAAAGAACTGGTATGGTGAGTACGTGCCGGAGTTAAAAGAGGTCATAGAAATGGGTAAGAAGAGTGCTAATAAAGAGGCCAATTTGAAGGCTGAAGAACTTGAAAAACTTCTCCACGAAGTTCAGGCTACAGACAATCACAGATGGTCTGTCGGAAATGAGGATCCTGCCGTTAAGGCCGAAAGAGCAAAAAGAAAAGCAGAGTTCGATCAACGCTATAAATAA
- a CDS encoding CBS domain-containing protein — translation MNTIAKSTQEQETTGYEFFLSDLIGLKVYNGDKKTGKLQDVAIIEQEKLPVVTHLIVHRPFGNKPLLVPWERVVFVRAEMIIIDLESLDQYEQEPSEGQVLLAGHVLDKKVLDMDDNEIDMVYDIKMVLRGGVLYVTDVDFSRYALLKRLGLKPIVKFLFGSDFLKKETLSWSYVQPLPENTGVFKGNVKLNVLKEKLPEIHPVDLADILEELSGEQRLAIFNELETCQASDTLEEIEPRVQRELISSIKIERAAELINDMTPAQAADILTILPAEEADEILKLIDKENAQKVHYLLDKHDEEIINFTTSHFIKLPPQTQVSHVLHHYRDIAKDKDVIMYLYVVDKQDTLLGVVDIKETLQANADDTLEDIMTTNVISLKSENTLREASEMFSRYSFRAIPVNDDNDVILGVVLYRDVMNLKHRFV, via the coding sequence TTGAACACAATAGCTAAAAGTACACAGGAACAGGAAACAACCGGATATGAATTTTTCTTAAGTGATCTTATCGGCTTAAAGGTGTATAATGGGGATAAAAAGACAGGAAAACTGCAAGATGTTGCCATCATTGAACAGGAAAAACTCCCTGTAGTTACTCATCTTATCGTTCACCGGCCATTTGGCAACAAGCCGTTACTTGTACCCTGGGAGAGGGTAGTGTTTGTCAGAGCGGAAATGATTATTATTGATCTTGAATCTTTGGACCAATATGAACAAGAGCCCTCCGAGGGACAGGTGCTACTTGCCGGCCATGTTCTTGATAAAAAAGTCCTTGATATGGACGACAATGAGATAGATATGGTCTATGATATTAAGATGGTTTTGCGAGGTGGAGTGCTATATGTCACAGATGTGGATTTTAGCAGATATGCGTTACTAAAAAGACTCGGCCTCAAACCTATTGTTAAATTTTTGTTTGGGAGTGATTTTTTAAAGAAAGAGACTCTTTCCTGGTCATACGTTCAGCCGCTTCCAGAAAACACAGGTGTATTTAAGGGTAATGTCAAACTCAATGTCCTTAAAGAAAAACTTCCGGAGATTCATCCGGTTGACCTTGCGGACATTTTGGAGGAGTTAAGCGGTGAGCAGCGGCTTGCAATATTCAATGAGCTTGAGACCTGCCAGGCATCAGATACACTTGAAGAAATCGAGCCGCGTGTTCAAAGAGAACTCATCTCATCCATTAAGATAGAGAGGGCTGCCGAACTGATTAACGATATGACTCCGGCACAGGCGGCCGATATTCTCACGATTTTGCCTGCTGAAGAGGCGGATGAAATTCTTAAACTGATTGATAAGGAAAATGCTCAAAAGGTACACTATCTGCTGGATAAACATGATGAGGAGATTATAAATTTTACGACATCGCATTTTATCAAACTTCCGCCTCAAACTCAGGTCAGCCACGTCCTTCATCATTATCGTGACATAGCAAAAGACAAGGATGTAATAATGTACCTCTATGTTGTTGACAAACAGGATACCCTGCTTGGTGTTGTGGACATTAAAGAGACGCTGCAAGCAAACGCAGACGACACTCTTGAGGACATTATGACAACAAACGTTATAAGTTTAAAGTCGGAAAATACACTAAGAGAGGCTTCTGAAATGTTTAGTCGTTACAGCTTCCGTGCCATTCCTGTTAACGATGATAATGACGTGATTCTCGGTGTTGTTCTTTATCGGGATGTCATGAATTTAAAACACAGATTTGTGTAA
- a CDS encoding divalent metal cation transporter — MNIFTRLYYQYRKIVKAIKLFLIISGPGLIVMVADNDAGGITTYSATGAKYGYNLIWVIIILMPVCYYVQEMTVRLGAVTKRGHAEAIFAGFGTFWGWFSLFDLLLVNWLTMVTEFVGMTAAMNIFGIPPYLTVIGMCLIMGTMVVNGSYWTWEKITLVFCAVNLIYIPAAFLVNPSVSEILHKGIVPNFPGGLNNDLFFYLMANIGTTIAPWMLFFQQSAVVDKNMKEKDIPWGKLDTLMGSLFTGTVAIFIIIVTGTLLKGVNIDDAAQASVMLMKINKHIGTFMAIGLFDAGFLGAVCIALASSWAFGEVFGWAHSLNYKIKEAPWFYGFFFFLLLSSGVVVLIPKAPLVLITLFVQVVAVTLLPAALVFLILLLNNKKTMGEYTNTLTQNVVNVIIVVAIIIISSLYGIGTLFPNIFK; from the coding sequence TTGAATATATTTACGCGATTGTATTACCAATATCGCAAAATTGTTAAAGCAATTAAGCTTTTTCTTATTATTTCCGGACCAGGGTTGATTGTAATGGTTGCTGACAATGATGCCGGAGGCATAACGACATACTCGGCAACGGGAGCAAAGTATGGCTATAACCTGATTTGGGTAATCATAATCCTCATGCCCGTCTGCTACTACGTACAGGAGATGACGGTACGATTGGGCGCAGTAACAAAACGGGGACATGCAGAGGCAATCTTTGCCGGATTTGGTACTTTTTGGGGCTGGTTTTCACTTTTTGACCTCTTACTGGTCAACTGGCTCACTATGGTAACCGAGTTCGTCGGCATGACGGCTGCCATGAATATCTTTGGCATACCACCGTATTTGACAGTTATTGGCATGTGTTTGATAATGGGAACAATGGTTGTAAACGGCAGCTATTGGACATGGGAGAAAATAACCCTTGTTTTTTGTGCTGTGAACCTGATTTATATTCCCGCCGCATTTCTTGTCAATCCTTCAGTGTCAGAGATATTGCACAAGGGCATAGTGCCCAATTTCCCGGGAGGTTTGAATAACGATCTTTTCTTTTATCTTATGGCTAACATTGGCACCACTATAGCTCCATGGATGCTTTTCTTCCAACAAAGCGCCGTTGTTGACAAAAACATGAAAGAAAAAGACATCCCCTGGGGTAAACTCGATACACTTATGGGTTCGTTGTTTACAGGAACTGTTGCGATATTTATCATTATTGTTACCGGTACGCTGCTAAAAGGGGTAAATATAGACGATGCAGCACAAGCATCCGTAATGCTGATGAAGATCAATAAGCATATTGGTACGTTTATGGCAATTGGCCTTTTCGATGCCGGTTTTCTGGGCGCTGTCTGCATCGCACTTGCCAGCTCCTGGGCCTTTGGTGAGGTATTTGGCTGGGCGCACTCGTTAAATTATAAAATAAAAGAGGCTCCGTGGTTTTACGGGTTTTTCTTTTTCCTGCTGTTATCCTCAGGGGTAGTTGTGCTGATTCCAAAGGCGCCTCTTGTACTTATCACGCTGTTTGTACAGGTAGTGGCAGTCACACTTCTGCCTGCTGCGCTGGTTTTTTTGATTTTGCTTTTGAACAACAAAAAGACCATGGGGGAGTACACCAACACGTTAACGCAAAACGTTGTCAACGTAATTATTGTGGTGGCAATTATTATCATATCGAGCCTGTATGGTATCGGCACCCTGTTTCCAAATATTTTCAAATGA